gggcggggcttagAAAACAGTCAGCTGATCAATATGTAAACCAATCGGAGCCTCTGACCTGCATGAGCTCACAGACGGCGAGCAGGTCGGCCACAGTGATGTCATCGCCGCAGAGGAAAGGCTGTCTGCGAAGAAACATGGACTCCAGTTTATCCAGAGTGTCATCGAGCTGAGAGAGAGCACGAATCAAACGCACCTCATCCACCTGAGAGCCAGACTGAGCCGGGAGGAGCATCTgagacaggtggagacggagagagacgggtggagacggagagagacgggtggagacggagagagacgggtggagacggagagaggcgggtggagagagagacaggtagagagagagagacaggtggagacggagagagacaggtggagagagagagagacgggtggagacggagagagacgggtggagagagagagaaacgggtggagagagagacaggtagagagagagagacaggtggagacggagagagacgggtggagagagagacaggtagagagagagagacaggtggagacggagagagacgggtggagagagagagagacgggtggagagagagacaggtagagagagagagacaggtggagacggagagagacaggtggagagagagagagacgggtggagacggagagagacgggtggagagagagagaaacgggtggagagagagacaggtagagagagagagacaggtggagacggagagagacgggtggagagagagacaggtagagagagagagacaggtggagacggagagagacaggtggagagagagagagacgggtggagacggagagagacgggtggagagagagagagagagacaggtggagacggagagagacaggtggagagagagagagacgggtggagagagagagagagacgggtggagacggagagagacgggtggagagagagagagagagacaggtggagacggagagagacgggtggagagagagagacaggtagagagagagagacgggtggagacggagagagacgggtggagagagaggcgggtgagagagagagagacaggtagagacggagagagacgggtggagagagagagagacgggtggagagagagagagacgggtggagagagagacgggtggagagagagagacaggtggagacggagagagacgggtggagagagagagagagacgggtggagacggagagagacgggtggagagagagagagagagacaggtggagacggagagagacaggtggagagagagagagacgggtggagagagagagagagacgggtggagacggagagagacgggtggagagagagacgggtggagagagagagagagagacaggtagagagagagagacaggtggagacggagagagacaggtggagagagagacaggtagagagagagagacaggtggagacggagagagacgggtggagagagagagagacgggtggagagagagacaggtggagacggagagagacaggtggagacagagagagacgggtggagagagagacaggtagagagagagagacagttggagacggagagagacaggtggagagagagagagagacgggtggagagagagagagagacggtggagacggagagagacgggtggagagagagagagagagacaggtggagacggagagagacaggtggagagagagagagagagacaggtggagacggagagagacaggtggagacggagagagacaggtggagacggagagagacgggtggagagagagagagagacaggtggagacggagagagacgggtggagagagagagagagagacaggtggagacggagagagacgggtggagagagagagagagagacaggtggagacggagagagacgggtggagacggagagagacgggtggagagagagagagagagacaggtggagacggagagagacaggtggagacggagagagacgggtggagagagagagagagagacaggtggagacggagagagacgggtggagacggagagagacgggtggagagagagagagaggcgggtggagacggagagagacaggtggagagagagagacaggtggagagagagacaggtagagagagagagacaggtggagacggagagagacaggtggagagagagagacaggtggagacggagagagacgggtggagagagagagagagacaggtggagacggagagagacgggtggagagagagagagagagagacgggtggagagagagagagagagacaggtggagacggagagagacgggtggagagagagagagagagacagttagagacaggtggagagagagacaggtggagagagagagagacaggtggagagagagacaggtgtgtgtttagATTAATTTCTGATCTGATCGATTGATCGATGGtaatgtgtttcctgtgtgttctTGTTCTTGTATCTTTGTGGGGACCAGGGTTAGACCCTCACTGTGAGGACCTCTGTCTGTTTACGCTGTTACTGTTGCGGTGCGAATCATAGTCCTCACAAGTACACAAGTACAGACTGCGTGCGCGTACCTCCAGCAGAAACACTTTAGCAGCGTGCGGCCGCGTGTTGCTGTGATGCCAGGCGGTGTATTCGTCCACTTTGGCTCGTCTCTCTGGTTGCCGTGGATACCAGTGCTCCGGGACGTCGTACTTGGTGGCCAGGTACTTCAGGATGGCATcgctacaacacacacacacacacacagacatgcagagGGGTTCAACACACGCTCCGGCTGCTCGTGTCACTTCCTGTTAGTGATGTCACCGCGTACAGAGAACAGACCTCCTTCAAGTTGTACAAAAACAGTCAGGAGTagcgtgtgtgcgcgtgcgtgcgtgcgtgcgtgtgcgtgcgcaCCTCTCTGTGAGGACGAAGCCGTTGTCCACCATAACAGGGACTTTCTGCATGGGGTTCAACTTGGTGAAGTCTGGAGTCCTGTTCTCTCCTGCACACAGAGAGAAGTGTAAAGAAAAGCTcaaaccaaactccattcagaaaCCGCGCAGTTTAATGTTCCCTGCGTGTTGGTAAGCATACAGACCTGACTAAAGAggtcggtctagacctgctctgtaagAAAAgggcaatgagataacttctgttgtgaactggtgctgtataaataaaattgaattgactaACAAAAACTTTAAAGACATTTGGAGAAACAAGAGTTTCACTTTAGTTCGGCATCACCATTATATCGTAGTAAAATGGTACTGCCATGCATTTCCAGCTTCACCCAGATAAACAACGCGCTGGATGGCGGTAGAAGAGCGTGAATCCAACATGAAAAACTGGAGTTTTACTGAAACGAGACGCtgcttgtttgtgtatttatatgcCGAATTTATCAGAAGAACGTACTGACTCGTGCCATGTCTCTAACTTCCATTACAACTGCCGACGTTTGCAAATCTCACTAGGAAACCTAAAAACTATCAGATTGGTAACGGAGTTTACAGAGATTATGTTTGACACAGCGGGCGCTCGGATCTGGGTCAAAGTTCTCCGGGGCAGAGGTCACGAACAACGAAGCTactagaagaagaaaaaacgtTAAACTactaactgactgactaactaactgacCACAGTACTGACGGGTTAGTCAGTCGGTTAGTAACTAGTTACCCGCGGTCAGTTATTTGGCCTGGTGGCCGCTCACCTTTCCTCAGAGCCACGGTGCGGACTGTGTGCGGGATTTTGGTGCAGCCGAGCAGGATGTGCACGGCCCGGCAGGGCTGCGACAGAAGGTCCAGGTAGACCTCCACCGGCCGGCGCGTCGCCATGGAGACGGAACTGGTTTTTTAACGATTAGAAAACGGTGTAGTGAACGACAGAAGATGAAGTGAACCGCCgtccttcttcctctgtgtctgtAGTCTGTACACGGCCCCAGctgcgccccctgctggccgcTGCTCCAGACTGCAGGCTGGAGAGTTGGTGTGAAGATGGAGCTGCCAggataatcaatcaatcaatcaatcaatcaatcaatcaatcaatcaaactttatttctatagcaccttccaacaaccgaaactgaaccaaagtgctgtacaacattaaaaacaagataaaaaaaataataaaagtacaacaataataataatgatgatgatgataataatattaataataataataatacaagtacaataataataataacgataataatgataataatgatgatgatgataataatattaataataataataacgataataataataataatgaggtAAACTGTTTAATTTGCTTTATTCTCtcagtaaaaatacaacagTTATAAAAGAAATCGGTGCGAACACTGAAAAGATGCCAGCGACCTCCGCTGCTGACCTTGAGGTTGTCTCCCTGAACTTGCGACTGTGAGGAGGCTGAACTGTGTTTCGCCTGCCGCCATTTTGAGAGCTGAAGTTCCACGGAGTTCTTCCTTCTCGTCGTCTTCCTGCCGCTTTCTGGCTCTATGCGAAGGCAAACGGCGTCAGGAACACCGGGCGGTTAAACTGGAAACAGCGGCGGCCAGAGGCTGCTCTGTGGGATCGTTCCCGCTCTCCGACTGCGTGGCACCGCCGCCATGGCCGTTACTGCCTCACGTTACACTGCgttaacattaattaacactgcattaacattaattaacactacattaacattaattaacactgcgttaacattaattaacactaCATTAACactacattaacattaattaacatgtattAACACTACATTAACATGAATTAACactacattaacattaattaacactacattaacattaattaacactaCATTAACACTGCAGTACATTAATTGCAGATGGATTGGTGATTACGTTGCTGCCATGAAAGCAAACGTCACCGGGGAAACGACgctgtttaaaatgaaaactggcACATTTATACTGATGCTGGTCGATGAGCATCGTCCCTGTAAAAATGCTGTTACGAGAAAAATAAGAACGGCCATTCGGCCAAatgtttatttcacatttatctaAGATTATGCATCACCGAACAACCCTTCCTGCTCTGTTATGATTGGCAGTTGCTTATTGATCGGGCtgtgtgattggctgattgTCTGGGGGCGAATCCAGCCGTCAAAGTGCTTTGATGTCTCCGGAGGTGGAAGTGGACACCATTTTAGGCCTCGCAGGAGTCCGGGCCCGCCGACCCCCGCACCGCGTCCACCTGTAAAACACTTCATAGGCAAAGAGAAGCtttattacagtataattaACTGTTAGAATGTGTCGTGCTGCGTATGTCGGCAGATGGTTGCAGAGATAACTAAGGTtgaatctttttatttatttagaaatgtgtCCTTTATCTAACGAGCTCGTTGGTGTATTTCCTCGTCTAAAACccccaatttaaaaaataatcctTTACAGTGCGAAACTGGTAACTGTCACATGATGTCATTACTGCGTCATTTCTTCATAAGCGTTAGCATTTCCTGTAATGGGACCCCCCTCCTCAAGCCCTCATAGTGGGGGGACACACCTGAGCAGCTTCTCTTTCCTGgactcactcactcagtgttggtgacacacacacacacacacacacacacacacacacacacacacacgcacacacacacgcagggccTGAGGCTGAACAATCACAGTGTTGTCCTGCAGGGAAACGTTGTTGCCAACAGGCTTTTattcaaacaaagaaacagagagatcaGAAAGAACATCGTGTTCTGAGGACAGTACGTGATGtgatgaccatgagaggaaaagtagcagttttggggaacgaagcagagactttagcaacttacaaacaggaagtgtaggattcctccaccaGGGCGCCGTCTCCAAACGAAGGGTGGAGGCCGGACCGGCCTGCGCACCACCGAAGGTCtgagtctaaaccacagctcctccccacctctgatAGCTGCACATTCTCATTGAAACTCTGTGATGTTAAGATCGCTCTTCTTCAGGGTGACGCTGCAGACTAACAGCTCGCTGAACACAAAGGATCTTTGCACACGATGCTTTTGATCCTGCAACGCTTTAATAAACGACACATTACGGAacagcttctctccagacttttcttttacaaataaaCGAACACgctgacaaaacacacacacacacacacacatatacacacacacatacacacacacacacacacacacacacacacacacatatacacacacacacacacacacatatacacacacacacacacacatacacatatacacacacacacacacacacacacacatacacacacacacacacacacacacacacacacacacacacacacacacacacacacacacacacacacacacacacacacacacacacacacacacacagacacacacacacacacacacacacattctcacacacacacacacacatacacacacacacacacacacacacacacacacacacacacacacatatacacacacacacacacacacacacacacacacacacacacacacacacacacacacacacacacacacacacacacacacacacacacacacacacacacacacacacacacacacacacacacacacacacacacatacacacacacacacatacacacacacacacacacacacacacacacacacacacatatacacacacacacacacatatacacacacacacacacacacacacacacacacacacacacacacacacacacacacacacacacagacacacacacacacacacacacacacacacacacatacacacacacacacacacacacacacacacacacacacacacacacacacacacacacacacacacacacacacacacacacacacacacactcacacacacacacacacacacacacacacacacacacacacacacacacacacacacacacacacacacacacacacacacacacacacacatacacacacacacacacacacacacacacacacacacacacacacacacacacacacacacacacacacatatacacacacacacacacacatacacacacacacacacacacacatatacacacacacacacacatatacacacacacatatacacacacacatacacacacacacacacacacacacacacacacacacacacacacacacacacacacacacacacacacacacacacacacacacacacatatacacacacacacacacacacacacacacacacacacacacatatacacacacacacacacacacacacacacacacacacacacacacacacacacacacacacacacacacacacacacacacacacatacacacacac
This sequence is a window from Siniperca chuatsi isolate FFG_IHB_CAS linkage group LG5, ASM2008510v1, whole genome shotgun sequence. Protein-coding genes within it:
- the gstt2 gene encoding glutathione S-transferase theta-2, with the translated sequence MATRRPVEVYLDLLSQPCRAVHILLGCTKIPHTVRTVALRKGENRTPDFTKLNPMQKVPVMVDNGFVLTESDAILKYLATKYDVPEHWYPRQPERRAKVDEYTAWHHSNTRPHAAKVFLLEMLLPAQSGSQVDEVRLIRALSQLDDTLDKLESMFLRRQPFLCGDDITVADLLAVCELMQPVGGGRDVLQQRPQLQRWRSRVQSAVGESFDRAHAVLFAVRDRHRAKL